The Stegostoma tigrinum isolate sSteTig4 chromosome 9, sSteTig4.hap1, whole genome shotgun sequence genome segment ATGACCCACTTACCCTTCCCTTGCAGGTGGTCAGGATCTCAGCTCCAACAGCAGGATTTCAATGTCGGTAGAGATAAGGAGAGGAAACACAAGAGACCAGCATcacgcccacccccccccccccaccccccacccaccagcacccaccccccccccccccacccggccGGTGGCTGAAAGCACACTCACCAGCCCAGCATGCACTCCAACCCCTGCTCCCAACACCCAATGGTGCAGGTGTAGAAACACTGGTCTTCAGAGGGAAGTGGTGTGCAGCATGCATCCCAAATGCCTGTCAATATGTTATTTATACAtaaagacccttcggcccatcaccATGGGGAAATAACTGACAACACCCATCTCGTCCAGAGGCTTCTCACTATAAATCTGTTCAGGGAGAGTAAAAATTTGAACTTAAAGAAGACCAATACATGGCAAAGAGCTGGTAAAGGATTTTCAGAGTAATTGCAGTCcaacctaatcccattttccagcatttggcccaaattctTCCATGTTGCAGTATTGCAATATTTAAATACATCTCATAACCTAGTCAATGTgatgagggcttctgcctctactacccttacaggcagtgagtttccaTGACAATCTCCTGGGTGGGTCTCGTCACCATCCCGCCCTGAAACTGATCCCATTAGTGGTTGCTAAGCCCTCAAAGAGAATGGGCCCTCTTCCAACAGCTCCTCCAGCCCCAGAAACACTCCCCAACACCAACCCCCCCGCCAAAccacacacaaccacttccaccagcAAGAACCATCAAGAATCTGGTGGGGCTCAGTTGgaagtaaggggcaggaggtttagaggggctGTGAGGAAAATCCTTTTCAGCtgaagggtggtgggaatctggaactcactgtctgtaaggtaGAGCCGAAAACAGATTAGAACATTTAGGAAGCAGTTAGAAGTACACTTGCATTGCCAAGTGCCGGGAAATAGGATTTGAATAGTCAGATGGTTGCCTTTTTGCTAACAAAAgctagatgggccaaagggccttttcctgtgctgcagACCTCAATGACTGTACAACCCATTAGACCTGACTAACTCTCTCAGCTACGGAGAGATAGGCATGTGCTTTACACAGGGAAAATACATTGATAACATTAAGTTGGTCTTACTTGACTTCATACAGCTAATTTAAGAGTTTAACAGGATCAGGGAAGGCTGTGTGCCAGGGAGACAGGCTGATGAAGGGTGGACAGAGAGTCTGTAGGGAGAggagacaagagagagagagaaagacatgttCTCAAGGCAGTTGGAATGTGGCTAAAAGGTTAATTCTGACTCTATGGATGTTTCTGAAAGACTTTGGTCAAATACTCACAGTGGTGGGAAGTTGCACTGTAGTGTTTTGGAACACATGCTGCTCATTGATTATAGTGCTGGGGAAATAACCGACAACACCCATCTCGTCCACAGGTTCCTCACTATAAATCTGTCGGGGAGAGTCAAAATTTGAACATAAAGTCAACCAATACATGGCAAAGAGCTGGTAAATGATTTTTGCTGTGATTGCGGACTGTgtaagatagaacatagaacatagaacatagaacattacagcacagtacaggcccttcggccctcgatgttgtgccgacctgtcataccgatctgaagcccttctaacctacactattccatttacgtccatatgcttatccaatgacgacttaaatgtacctaaagttggcgaatctactactgttgcaggcaaagcgttccattcccttactactctctgagtaaagaaactacctctgacatctgtcctatatctttcacccctcaatttaaagctatgccccctcgtgcttgccgtcaccatcctaggaaaaaggctctcatatccaccctatctaaccccctgattattttatatgtttcaattaagtcacctctcaaccttcttctctctaatgaaaacagcctcaagtccctcagcctttcctcgtaagaccttccctccataccaggcaacatcctagtaaatctcctctgcaccctttccaaagcttccacatccttcttataatgcggtgaccagaactgtacacaatactccaagtgcggccgcaccagagttttgtacagcttcaccataacctcttggttccggaactcgatccctctattaataaaagctaaaacactgtatgccttcttaacagccctgtcagcctgggtggcaactttcaaggatctgtgtacatggacaccgagatctctctgctcatctacaccgcgaagaatcttaccattagcccagtactttgccttccggttacgcctgccaaagtgcatcacctcacacttgtctgcattaaactccatttgtcacctctcagcccagctctgcagcttatctatgtctctctgcaaccttcagcatccttcgtcactatccacaactccaccaaccttagtgttgtctgcaaatttactaacccatccttctacgccctcatccaggtcatttataaaaatgacaaacagcagtggacccaacaccgacccttgcggtacaccactagtaactgatgtGCAGACTTACAATTCCTGACCAGAATTCGCCACCTTTCCATTCCCGAACCAGTTTGGAATAGACATAGATCAGCTGTCCCTCCTTCAGGTTGAGAAACCTGCAGTCTGGTGCAATGTAGTCATCTACTACACGGCCAATTGAGATCACGTCTGTAAGACAAAGTGTACATTCCACTTCAGCTCCCCCAGAGCACCTAAAAGAAAAGATTCACCTTCCCAGCTCAGTCAAAGTCAATGTGTGATGACAACTTGAGAAACTTCGCCCATATTCACCCTCTGTGTCAACAAACACAGTCTACAGTGTTTCTACCAGGTTACTAGATAGGTAGAGGCAAACACCAGCTGGACGGTTAAGCTAACCTATTGTCTTTCATTAGAAGTATCATTATCGGACTGTAcagaatgtgcctttgcaaagaaggtcCAGAGAGAGACGCTAcggtttttgtcaaggttcatctgGAGCAGCTCCTTGATGCAGGGCTCTGTGCTTTATGAGCTGCTCCCCAGGACACACACTaagacaaacattgactgtgcctggacaaccatcaacttggtgaaaaaCACTCTTTGgcctgcctgaaacttgttggtctttcagagcaaggagttgaccctgaccaagtgttgcagaccgGCACATTCTAAGGTCCTATgagctgagggatgcactaaagccaAGGTACAGTGGGGAAAGGCCattgtctgaggtctttctgccaaagttaaatggagGTCTGTTCAGTTACCAGGCCCTCCCAGcacctcaaatatatgtaaatacagTCTTGTCTATGTTAGAAATGTCTTTGGTTCGTTTGTTGGAAAGAATCTAACTCCAGTTTTTTTGATGCTACTGTACAGAAATGAACTGCTTCACTGACTATGTATATATCTAAAGACATTTCTATGAATAAAGTCCATATTTGAAATAAGAAAAATTGAAAACCTCAAGCCTGACTTTTTGATTTCCAAATATCGGCAAGTGAGACCAGAGCAAGACTCAGATCTGTACGGAGGATTGTTGGTTAGGTTGAGATTTCATTTGGTGCTTTGCTGAATATGTGGTGACAAGGTGGCACAGCTGTttgcacttctgcctcacaggttcaattccagccacaggcagcagtctgtgtggagttggcacattctcacagtgtctgcgtgggctgcctccgggtgctcctgtttcttcccacagttgcaaagatgtgcaggtcaggtgcattggccatgggaaaatgcccatagtgtccagggatgtgcaggctgagttGATTAGCTTTGGGATTgtagggggtgggatgctcttcagaggatcagtgtatattggatgggctgaacagcctactcccacactgtaaggattcttttttttgacaaaatgttACAGCAACGTTTGACGCCAGGTAATAGTGCCCAGAAATCAACAGGGAAGGTGAAGAGTTCAGCTGGTGAAATTTTATTGCCACTCGTCTCATTGGCTGAGTTTGTTAGAGGGATCTTGTGGTACAGTAGTAGtacccctacctctgagccaggaggcacaggttcaagacccacctattttagatgtgtgtaataacatctcagcACAGGTTGATTAGGATATAGTTTAGGGacgccacggtggctcagtggtcagcactgctgcctcacagtgctagggacccgggtataatcccaccctcgggcagctgtctgtgtggagtttgcacatcctccccgtgtctgcatgggtttcctcccacagtccaaagatatgcagctaagtggattggccatacgatattgcctgcagtgttcagggatgtgtacattaggtgggttataggggaatgggttttaGGTGGgta includes the following:
- the LOC125455111 gene encoding otoraplin-like — encoded protein: MARFVCHLFSLLLLGLTQDVKADFMDKLAKRKVCADVDCIYVISIGRVVDDYIAPDCRFLNLKEGQLIYVYSKLVREWKGGEFWSGIIYSEEPVDEMGVVGYFPSTIINEQHVFQNTTVQLPTTAIDFYCD